In Balaenoptera musculus isolate JJ_BM4_2016_0621 chromosome 19, mBalMus1.pri.v3, whole genome shotgun sequence, one genomic interval encodes:
- the RRAD gene encoding GTP-binding protein RAD, with product MTLNGGGSGAGGSRGGGRERERRRGSTPWGPAPPLHRRSMPVDERDLQAALAPGALTTAESGTGAQGPRLDWPEGSSDSLSSGGSDSDESVYKVLLLGAPGVGKSALARIFGGIEDGPEAEAAGHTYDRSIMVDGEEAALMVYDIWEQDGGRWLPGHCMAMGDAYVIVYSVTDKDSFEKASELRVQLRRARQTDDVPIILVGNKSDLVRSREVSLDEGRACAVVFDCKFIETSAALHHNVQALFEGVVRQIRLRRDSKEANARRQAGSRRRESLGKKAKRFLGRIVARNSRKMALRAKSKSCHDLSVL from the exons ATGACTCTGAACGGCGGCGGCAGCGGAGCGGGCGGGAGCCGCGGTGGGGGCCGCGAGCGCGAGCGCCGTCGGGGCAGCACACCCTGGGGCCCGGCGCCCCCGCTGCACCGCCGAAGCATGCCTGTGGACGAGCGCGACCTGCAGGCGGCGCTGGCTCCGGGAGCTCTGACAACGGCCGAGTCCGGGACGGGGGCCCAGGGTCCGAGGCTGGACTGGCCCGAGGGCTCCTCCGACTCGCTCAGCTCAGGAGGCAGCGATTCAGACGAGAGCGTTTACAAGGTGCTGCTGCTGGGGGCGCCTGGCGTCGGCAAGAGTGCTCTGGCGCGCATCTTCGGTGGTATAGAGGACGGGCCTGAAGCAGAGGCCGCAG GGCACACGTATGATCGCTCCATCATGGTGGATGGAGAAGAGGCAGCACTCATGGTCTATGACATTTGGGAGCAG GATGGGGGCCGCTGGCTACCTGGCCACTGCATGGCCATGGGAGATGCATACGTCATCGTGTATTCAGTGACAGACAAGGACAGCTTTGAGAAGGCCTCAGAGCTTCGGGTCCAGCTGCGGAGGGCGCGGCAGACAGACGACGTGCCCATCATCCTAGTGGGCAACAAGAGCGACCTGGTGCGCTCTCGTGAGGTCTCCTTGGATG AGGGCCGGGCCTGTGCCGTCGTCTTCGACTGCAAGTTTATTGAGACGTCGGCTGCGCTGCACCACAATGTCCAGGCGCTGTTTGAGGGTGTCGTGCGCCAGATACGCCTGCGCAGGGACAGCAAAGAGGCCAACGCACGTCGGCAAGCGGGTTCTCGGCGGCGAGAGAGCCTTGGCAAGAAGGCAAAGCGCTTCCTGGGCCGCATCGTCGCTCGAAACAGCCGCAAGATGGCCTTGCGTGCCAAGTCCAAGTCCTGCCACGACCTCTCCGTGCTCTAG
- the LOC118884746 gene encoding cocaine esterase-like isoform X1, with protein MTPIPHPLVSELEFRGPKSRLLTSTPGPSRSHPCPWQLKIPPDEPALQDEGQDSASPVRTTHTGQVRGSLVHVKNTDVGIHTFLGIPFAKPPLGLLRFAPPEPPESWSGIKDGTSHPAKCLQDFASMKEMTLKLLNVTLPSTSMSEDCLYLNIYTPAHSHEGSKLPVMVWIHGGAFVVGMASMYDGSALAAFEDVVVVVIQYRLGLLGFFSTGDKHATGNWGYLDQVAALRWVQQNIVYFGGDPDHVTIFGESAGGVSVSLHVVSPMSEGLFHCAIMESGVALLPSFTANSSDVVSTVVANLSACGQVDSEALVDCLRHKSEEEILAINKPLSIIPGLVDGVFLPKHPQELLASADLHPVPSIIGVNNDEFSWIMPSVMNNSDTQKEMDRETIKDGLQIISTMMMMPPEFADLLMEEYIGDSEDPQTLRIQFHEIMGDCIFVIPALQVAKLQCSYAPVYFYEFQHQLSFFKDVRPSYVRADHGDEVHFIFRSPFGSSHIQLTEEEELLSRKMMKYWANFARNGLSLTHEALNVPMCQDSGRGNSPTREASKEDSGSCTGYFWQKFDPQALQLEVPAGSPGEDLAPSPGLLYYFARVAITRDHSLGDLNKRS; from the exons ATGACACCCATTCCCCACCCGCTGGTATCTGAGCTAGAATTTAGGGGGCCTAAATCCAGGCTTCTAACCTCAACACCAGGTCCTTCCCGCTCTCATCCCTGCCCTTGGCAGTTGAAGATTCCACCTGATGAGCCTGCCCTTCAGGATGAGG GCCAGGACTCGGCCAGCCCCGTGCGGACCACGCACACGGGCCAGGTGCGGGGGAGCCTCGTCCATGTGAAGAACACTGATGTGGGGATCCACACCTTCTTGGGAATTCCCTTCGCCAAGCCACCTCTAGGGCTGTTGCGGTTTGCGCCCCCGGAGCCCCCGGAATCTTGGAGTGGTATAAAGGATGGGACCTCCCACCCAGCCAA GTGTCTGCAGGACTTCGCTAGCATGAAAGAAATGACTCTGAAACTACTGAATGTGACCCTGCCTTCTACTTCCATGTCTGAAGACTGCCTGTACCTCAACATCTACACACCTGCCCATTCCCATGAGGGCTCTAAACTGCCT GTGATGGTGTGGATCCATGGTGGTGCGTTTGTCGTGGGCATGGCTTCCATGTATGACGGCTCTGCTCTGGCGGCCTTCGAGGACGTGGTGGTGGTCGTTATCCAGTACCGCCTGGGTTTGCTGGGCTTCTTCAG CACTGGAGACAAACACGCAACTGGCAACTGGGGCTACCTGGATCAAGTGGCCGCACTACGCTGGGTCCAGCAGAATATCGTCTACTTTGGAGGCGACCCTGACCATGTCACCATTTTTGGCGAGTCTGCGGGTGGCGTAAGCGTGTCTTTGCATGTTGTGTCCCCCATGTCCGAAGGACTCTTCCACTGTGCCATCATGGAGAGTGGCGTGGCCCTGCTGCCCAGCTTCACCGCCAACTCATCTGATGTGGTCTCCACA GTGGTGGCCAACCTGTCTGCCTGTGGCCAGGTTGACTCAGAGGCCCTGGTGGACTGCCTGCGGCACAAGAGTGAAGAGGAGATTCTGGCCATCAACAAG CCCCTCAGCATCATCCCTGGCCTGGTGGACGGGGTCTTCCTGCCCAAGCACCCCCAGGAGCTGCTGGCCTCTGCCGACTTGCACCCTGTCCCCAGCATCATTGGTGTAAACAACGATGAGTTCAGTTGGATCATGCCCTCG GTCATGAACAATTCTGACACCCAGAAGGAAATGGACAGAGAGACCATAAAGGATGGCTTGCAGATAATATCAACAATGATG ATGATGCCGCCTGAGTTTGCTGACCTGTTGATGGAGGAGTACATAGGGGACAGTGAGGACCCCCAGACCCTCCGAATCCAGTTCCATGAGATCATGGGGGACTGCATCTTCGTGATCCCTGCACTCCAAGTAGCAAAGTTGCAGT gttCCTACGCCCCTGTCTACTTCTACGAGTTCCAGCATCAGCTCAGCTTCTTCAAGGATGTCAGGCCGAGCTATGTGAGGGCAGACCATGGAGATGAGGTTCACTTCATCTTCAGAAGTCCTTTCGGGAGCAGCCACA TCCAACTCACTGAGGAGGAAGAGCTGCTGAGCAGGAAGATGATGAAGTATTGGGCCAACTTTGCTCGAAATGG tctctctcttaCTCATGAGGCCCTGAATGTACCTATGTGTCAAGATTCTGGGAGAGGGAACAGCCCCACCAGGGAGGCTTCCAAAGAGGATTCAGGAAGCTGCACTGGTTATTTCTGGCAGAAGTTTGATCCTCAGGCTCTCCAACTCGAGGTGCCAGCTGGAAGCCCAGGAGAGGATCTGGCACCTAGTCCAG ggttGCTGTATTATTTTGCCAGAGTTGCCATAACAAGGGACCACAgtctgggtgacttaaacaagagAAGTTAA
- the LOC118884746 gene encoding cocaine esterase-like isoform X5 → MTPIPHPLVSELEFRGPKSRLLTSTPGPSRSHPCPWQLKIPPDEPALQDEGQDSASPVRTTHTGQVRGSLVHVKNTDVGIHTFLGIPFAKPPLGLLRFAPPEPPESWSGIKDGTSHPAKCLQDFASMKEMTLKLLNVTLPSTSMSEDCLYLNIYTPAHSHEGSKLPVMVWIHGGAFVVGMASMYDGSALAAFEDVVVVVIQYRLGLLGFFSTGDKHATGNWGYLDQVAALRWVQQNIVYFGGDPDHVTIFGESAGGVSVSLHVVSPMSEGLFHCAIMESGVALLPSFTANSSDVVSTVVANLSACGQVDSEALVDCLRHKSEEEILAINKPLSIIPGLVDGVFLPKHPQELLASADLHPVPSIIGVNNDEFSWIMPSVMNNSDTQKEMDRETIKDGLQIISTMMMMPPEFADLLMEEYIGDSEDPQTLRIQFHEIMGDCIFVIPALQVAKLQCSYAPVYFYEFQHQLSFFKDVRPSYVRADHGDEVHFIFRSPFGSSHIQLTEEEELLSRKMMKYWANFARNGVAVLFCQSCHNKGPQSG, encoded by the exons ATGACACCCATTCCCCACCCGCTGGTATCTGAGCTAGAATTTAGGGGGCCTAAATCCAGGCTTCTAACCTCAACACCAGGTCCTTCCCGCTCTCATCCCTGCCCTTGGCAGTTGAAGATTCCACCTGATGAGCCTGCCCTTCAGGATGAGG GCCAGGACTCGGCCAGCCCCGTGCGGACCACGCACACGGGCCAGGTGCGGGGGAGCCTCGTCCATGTGAAGAACACTGATGTGGGGATCCACACCTTCTTGGGAATTCCCTTCGCCAAGCCACCTCTAGGGCTGTTGCGGTTTGCGCCCCCGGAGCCCCCGGAATCTTGGAGTGGTATAAAGGATGGGACCTCCCACCCAGCCAA GTGTCTGCAGGACTTCGCTAGCATGAAAGAAATGACTCTGAAACTACTGAATGTGACCCTGCCTTCTACTTCCATGTCTGAAGACTGCCTGTACCTCAACATCTACACACCTGCCCATTCCCATGAGGGCTCTAAACTGCCT GTGATGGTGTGGATCCATGGTGGTGCGTTTGTCGTGGGCATGGCTTCCATGTATGACGGCTCTGCTCTGGCGGCCTTCGAGGACGTGGTGGTGGTCGTTATCCAGTACCGCCTGGGTTTGCTGGGCTTCTTCAG CACTGGAGACAAACACGCAACTGGCAACTGGGGCTACCTGGATCAAGTGGCCGCACTACGCTGGGTCCAGCAGAATATCGTCTACTTTGGAGGCGACCCTGACCATGTCACCATTTTTGGCGAGTCTGCGGGTGGCGTAAGCGTGTCTTTGCATGTTGTGTCCCCCATGTCCGAAGGACTCTTCCACTGTGCCATCATGGAGAGTGGCGTGGCCCTGCTGCCCAGCTTCACCGCCAACTCATCTGATGTGGTCTCCACA GTGGTGGCCAACCTGTCTGCCTGTGGCCAGGTTGACTCAGAGGCCCTGGTGGACTGCCTGCGGCACAAGAGTGAAGAGGAGATTCTGGCCATCAACAAG CCCCTCAGCATCATCCCTGGCCTGGTGGACGGGGTCTTCCTGCCCAAGCACCCCCAGGAGCTGCTGGCCTCTGCCGACTTGCACCCTGTCCCCAGCATCATTGGTGTAAACAACGATGAGTTCAGTTGGATCATGCCCTCG GTCATGAACAATTCTGACACCCAGAAGGAAATGGACAGAGAGACCATAAAGGATGGCTTGCAGATAATATCAACAATGATG ATGATGCCGCCTGAGTTTGCTGACCTGTTGATGGAGGAGTACATAGGGGACAGTGAGGACCCCCAGACCCTCCGAATCCAGTTCCATGAGATCATGGGGGACTGCATCTTCGTGATCCCTGCACTCCAAGTAGCAAAGTTGCAGT gttCCTACGCCCCTGTCTACTTCTACGAGTTCCAGCATCAGCTCAGCTTCTTCAAGGATGTCAGGCCGAGCTATGTGAGGGCAGACCATGGAGATGAGGTTCACTTCATCTTCAGAAGTCCTTTCGGGAGCAGCCACA TCCAACTCACTGAGGAGGAAGAGCTGCTGAGCAGGAAGATGATGAAGTATTGGGCCAACTTTGCTCGAAATGG ggttGCTGTATTATTTTGCCAGAGTTGCCATAACAAGGGACCACAgtctgggtga
- the LOC118884746 gene encoding cocaine esterase-like isoform X3, translating to MTPIPHPLVSELEFRGPKSRLLTSTPGPSRSHPCPWQLKIPPDEPALQDEGQDSASPVRTTHTGQVRGSLVHVKNTDVGIHTFLGIPFAKPPLGLLRFAPPEPPESWSGIKDGTSHPAKCLQDFASMKEMTLKLLNVTLPSTSMSEDCLYLNIYTPAHSHEGSKLPVMVWIHGGAFVVGMASMYDGSALAAFEDVVVVVIQYRLGLLGFFSTGDKHATGNWGYLDQVAALRWVQQNIVYFGGDPDHVTIFGESAGGVSVSLHVVSPMSEGLFHCAIMESGVALLPSFTANSSDVVSTVVANLSACGQVDSEALVDCLRHKSEEEILAINKPLSIIPGLVDGVFLPKHPQELLASADLHPVPSIIGVNNDEFSWIMPSVMNNSDTQKEMDRETIKDGLQIISTMMMMPPEFADLLMEEYIGDSEDPQTLRIQFHEIMGDCIFVIPALQVAKLQCSYAPVYFYEFQHQLSFFKDVRPSYVRADHGDEVHFIFRSPFGSSHIQLTEEEELLSRKMMKYWANFARNGNPNGEGLPHWPVFNQEEQYMQLNTQPAVGRALKAHRLQFWTKTLPQKIRELMEAKEKHTEL from the exons ATGACACCCATTCCCCACCCGCTGGTATCTGAGCTAGAATTTAGGGGGCCTAAATCCAGGCTTCTAACCTCAACACCAGGTCCTTCCCGCTCTCATCCCTGCCCTTGGCAGTTGAAGATTCCACCTGATGAGCCTGCCCTTCAGGATGAGG GCCAGGACTCGGCCAGCCCCGTGCGGACCACGCACACGGGCCAGGTGCGGGGGAGCCTCGTCCATGTGAAGAACACTGATGTGGGGATCCACACCTTCTTGGGAATTCCCTTCGCCAAGCCACCTCTAGGGCTGTTGCGGTTTGCGCCCCCGGAGCCCCCGGAATCTTGGAGTGGTATAAAGGATGGGACCTCCCACCCAGCCAA GTGTCTGCAGGACTTCGCTAGCATGAAAGAAATGACTCTGAAACTACTGAATGTGACCCTGCCTTCTACTTCCATGTCTGAAGACTGCCTGTACCTCAACATCTACACACCTGCCCATTCCCATGAGGGCTCTAAACTGCCT GTGATGGTGTGGATCCATGGTGGTGCGTTTGTCGTGGGCATGGCTTCCATGTATGACGGCTCTGCTCTGGCGGCCTTCGAGGACGTGGTGGTGGTCGTTATCCAGTACCGCCTGGGTTTGCTGGGCTTCTTCAG CACTGGAGACAAACACGCAACTGGCAACTGGGGCTACCTGGATCAAGTGGCCGCACTACGCTGGGTCCAGCAGAATATCGTCTACTTTGGAGGCGACCCTGACCATGTCACCATTTTTGGCGAGTCTGCGGGTGGCGTAAGCGTGTCTTTGCATGTTGTGTCCCCCATGTCCGAAGGACTCTTCCACTGTGCCATCATGGAGAGTGGCGTGGCCCTGCTGCCCAGCTTCACCGCCAACTCATCTGATGTGGTCTCCACA GTGGTGGCCAACCTGTCTGCCTGTGGCCAGGTTGACTCAGAGGCCCTGGTGGACTGCCTGCGGCACAAGAGTGAAGAGGAGATTCTGGCCATCAACAAG CCCCTCAGCATCATCCCTGGCCTGGTGGACGGGGTCTTCCTGCCCAAGCACCCCCAGGAGCTGCTGGCCTCTGCCGACTTGCACCCTGTCCCCAGCATCATTGGTGTAAACAACGATGAGTTCAGTTGGATCATGCCCTCG GTCATGAACAATTCTGACACCCAGAAGGAAATGGACAGAGAGACCATAAAGGATGGCTTGCAGATAATATCAACAATGATG ATGATGCCGCCTGAGTTTGCTGACCTGTTGATGGAGGAGTACATAGGGGACAGTGAGGACCCCCAGACCCTCCGAATCCAGTTCCATGAGATCATGGGGGACTGCATCTTCGTGATCCCTGCACTCCAAGTAGCAAAGTTGCAGT gttCCTACGCCCCTGTCTACTTCTACGAGTTCCAGCATCAGCTCAGCTTCTTCAAGGATGTCAGGCCGAGCTATGTGAGGGCAGACCATGGAGATGAGGTTCACTTCATCTTCAGAAGTCCTTTCGGGAGCAGCCACA TCCAACTCACTGAGGAGGAAGAGCTGCTGAGCAGGAAGATGATGAAGTATTGGGCCAACTTTGCTCGAAATGG GAACCCCAACGGCGAGGGTCTGCCCCACTGGCCTGTGTTCAACCAGGAGGAGCAGTACATGCAGCTGAACACTCAGCCTGCAGTGGGCCGAGCCCTGAAGGCCCACAGGCTCCAGTTCTGGACGAAGACCCTACCCCAGAAGATACGGGAGCTAATGGAGGCCAAGGAGAAGCACACAGAACTGTAG
- the CIAO2B gene encoding cytosolic iron-sulfur assembly component 2B encodes MVGGGGMGGGLLENANPLIYERSGERPVTAGEEDEQVPDSIDAREIFDLIRSINDPEHPLTLEELNVVEQVRVQVSDPESTVAVAFTPTIPHCSMATLIGLSIKVKLLRSLPQRFKLDVHITPGTHASEHAVNKQLADKERVAAALENTHLLEVVNQCLSARS; translated from the exons ATGGTGGGCGGCGGCGGAATGGGGGGCGGCCTCCTGGAGAACGCTAACCCCCTCATCTACGAGCGCTCTGGGGAGCGGCCAGTGACCGCGGGCGAGGAGGACGAGCAGGTTCCAGACAGCATCGACGCGCGCGAGATCTTCG ATCTGATTCGCTCCATCAATGACCCGGAGCATCCACTGACACTAGAAGAATTGAACGTAGTAGAGCAAGTCCGGGTTCAG GTGAGCGACCCTGAGAGCACAGTGGCCGTGGCCTTCACACCCACCATTCCGCACTGCAGTATGGCCACACTTATTGGCCTGTCCATCAAAGTCAAGCTTCTGCGATCCCTTCCCCAGCGTTTCAAG CTGGACGTGCACATTACACCAGGGACCCATGCCTCGGAGCATGCAG TGAACAAGCAGCTTGCGGATAAAGAGCGGGTGGCAGCCGCCCTAGAGAACACCCACCTGCTGGAGGTTGTGAACCAGTGCCTATCAGCCCGCTCCTGA
- the LOC118884746 gene encoding cocaine esterase-like isoform X2, translating to MQLDQLRERLRAVAFGVLLLLVPGQGQDSASPVRTTHTGQVRGSLVHVKNTDVGIHTFLGIPFAKPPLGLLRFAPPEPPESWSGIKDGTSHPAKCLQDFASMKEMTLKLLNVTLPSTSMSEDCLYLNIYTPAHSHEGSKLPVMVWIHGGAFVVGMASMYDGSALAAFEDVVVVVIQYRLGLLGFFSTGDKHATGNWGYLDQVAALRWVQQNIVYFGGDPDHVTIFGESAGGVSVSLHVVSPMSEGLFHCAIMESGVALLPSFTANSSDVVSTVVANLSACGQVDSEALVDCLRHKSEEEILAINKPLSIIPGLVDGVFLPKHPQELLASADLHPVPSIIGVNNDEFSWIMPSVMNNSDTQKEMDRETIKDGLQIISTMMMMPPEFADLLMEEYIGDSEDPQTLRIQFHEIMGDCIFVIPALQVAKLQCSYAPVYFYEFQHQLSFFKDVRPSYVRADHGDEVHFIFRSPFGSSHIQLTEEEELLSRKMMKYWANFARNGLSLTHEALNVPMCQDSGRGNSPTREASKEDSGSCTGYFWQKFDPQALQLEVPAGSPGEDLAPSPGLLYYFARVAITRDHSLGDLNKRS from the exons ATGCAGCTGGACCAACTTCGCGAGCGGCTGAGAGCCGTGGCCTTCGGGGTCCTGCTTCTCCTTGTCCCGGGCCAGG GCCAGGACTCGGCCAGCCCCGTGCGGACCACGCACACGGGCCAGGTGCGGGGGAGCCTCGTCCATGTGAAGAACACTGATGTGGGGATCCACACCTTCTTGGGAATTCCCTTCGCCAAGCCACCTCTAGGGCTGTTGCGGTTTGCGCCCCCGGAGCCCCCGGAATCTTGGAGTGGTATAAAGGATGGGACCTCCCACCCAGCCAA GTGTCTGCAGGACTTCGCTAGCATGAAAGAAATGACTCTGAAACTACTGAATGTGACCCTGCCTTCTACTTCCATGTCTGAAGACTGCCTGTACCTCAACATCTACACACCTGCCCATTCCCATGAGGGCTCTAAACTGCCT GTGATGGTGTGGATCCATGGTGGTGCGTTTGTCGTGGGCATGGCTTCCATGTATGACGGCTCTGCTCTGGCGGCCTTCGAGGACGTGGTGGTGGTCGTTATCCAGTACCGCCTGGGTTTGCTGGGCTTCTTCAG CACTGGAGACAAACACGCAACTGGCAACTGGGGCTACCTGGATCAAGTGGCCGCACTACGCTGGGTCCAGCAGAATATCGTCTACTTTGGAGGCGACCCTGACCATGTCACCATTTTTGGCGAGTCTGCGGGTGGCGTAAGCGTGTCTTTGCATGTTGTGTCCCCCATGTCCGAAGGACTCTTCCACTGTGCCATCATGGAGAGTGGCGTGGCCCTGCTGCCCAGCTTCACCGCCAACTCATCTGATGTGGTCTCCACA GTGGTGGCCAACCTGTCTGCCTGTGGCCAGGTTGACTCAGAGGCCCTGGTGGACTGCCTGCGGCACAAGAGTGAAGAGGAGATTCTGGCCATCAACAAG CCCCTCAGCATCATCCCTGGCCTGGTGGACGGGGTCTTCCTGCCCAAGCACCCCCAGGAGCTGCTGGCCTCTGCCGACTTGCACCCTGTCCCCAGCATCATTGGTGTAAACAACGATGAGTTCAGTTGGATCATGCCCTCG GTCATGAACAATTCTGACACCCAGAAGGAAATGGACAGAGAGACCATAAAGGATGGCTTGCAGATAATATCAACAATGATG ATGATGCCGCCTGAGTTTGCTGACCTGTTGATGGAGGAGTACATAGGGGACAGTGAGGACCCCCAGACCCTCCGAATCCAGTTCCATGAGATCATGGGGGACTGCATCTTCGTGATCCCTGCACTCCAAGTAGCAAAGTTGCAGT gttCCTACGCCCCTGTCTACTTCTACGAGTTCCAGCATCAGCTCAGCTTCTTCAAGGATGTCAGGCCGAGCTATGTGAGGGCAGACCATGGAGATGAGGTTCACTTCATCTTCAGAAGTCCTTTCGGGAGCAGCCACA TCCAACTCACTGAGGAGGAAGAGCTGCTGAGCAGGAAGATGATGAAGTATTGGGCCAACTTTGCTCGAAATGG tctctctcttaCTCATGAGGCCCTGAATGTACCTATGTGTCAAGATTCTGGGAGAGGGAACAGCCCCACCAGGGAGGCTTCCAAAGAGGATTCAGGAAGCTGCACTGGTTATTTCTGGCAGAAGTTTGATCCTCAGGCTCTCCAACTCGAGGTGCCAGCTGGAAGCCCAGGAGAGGATCTGGCACCTAGTCCAG ggttGCTGTATTATTTTGCCAGAGTTGCCATAACAAGGGACCACAgtctgggtgacttaaacaagagAAGTTAA
- the LOC118884746 gene encoding cocaine esterase-like isoform X4, with product MQLDQLRERLRAVAFGVLLLLVPGQGQDSASPVRTTHTGQVRGSLVHVKNTDVGIHTFLGIPFAKPPLGLLRFAPPEPPESWSGIKDGTSHPAKCLQDFASMKEMTLKLLNVTLPSTSMSEDCLYLNIYTPAHSHEGSKLPVMVWIHGGAFVVGMASMYDGSALAAFEDVVVVVIQYRLGLLGFFSTGDKHATGNWGYLDQVAALRWVQQNIVYFGGDPDHVTIFGESAGGVSVSLHVVSPMSEGLFHCAIMESGVALLPSFTANSSDVVSTVVANLSACGQVDSEALVDCLRHKSEEEILAINKPLSIIPGLVDGVFLPKHPQELLASADLHPVPSIIGVNNDEFSWIMPSVMNNSDTQKEMDRETIKDGLQIISTMMMMPPEFADLLMEEYIGDSEDPQTLRIQFHEIMGDCIFVIPALQVAKLQCSYAPVYFYEFQHQLSFFKDVRPSYVRADHGDEVHFIFRSPFGSSHIQLTEEEELLSRKMMKYWANFARNGNPNGEGLPHWPVFNQEEQYMQLNTQPAVGRALKAHRLQFWTKTLPQKIRELMEAKEKHTEL from the exons ATGCAGCTGGACCAACTTCGCGAGCGGCTGAGAGCCGTGGCCTTCGGGGTCCTGCTTCTCCTTGTCCCGGGCCAGG GCCAGGACTCGGCCAGCCCCGTGCGGACCACGCACACGGGCCAGGTGCGGGGGAGCCTCGTCCATGTGAAGAACACTGATGTGGGGATCCACACCTTCTTGGGAATTCCCTTCGCCAAGCCACCTCTAGGGCTGTTGCGGTTTGCGCCCCCGGAGCCCCCGGAATCTTGGAGTGGTATAAAGGATGGGACCTCCCACCCAGCCAA GTGTCTGCAGGACTTCGCTAGCATGAAAGAAATGACTCTGAAACTACTGAATGTGACCCTGCCTTCTACTTCCATGTCTGAAGACTGCCTGTACCTCAACATCTACACACCTGCCCATTCCCATGAGGGCTCTAAACTGCCT GTGATGGTGTGGATCCATGGTGGTGCGTTTGTCGTGGGCATGGCTTCCATGTATGACGGCTCTGCTCTGGCGGCCTTCGAGGACGTGGTGGTGGTCGTTATCCAGTACCGCCTGGGTTTGCTGGGCTTCTTCAG CACTGGAGACAAACACGCAACTGGCAACTGGGGCTACCTGGATCAAGTGGCCGCACTACGCTGGGTCCAGCAGAATATCGTCTACTTTGGAGGCGACCCTGACCATGTCACCATTTTTGGCGAGTCTGCGGGTGGCGTAAGCGTGTCTTTGCATGTTGTGTCCCCCATGTCCGAAGGACTCTTCCACTGTGCCATCATGGAGAGTGGCGTGGCCCTGCTGCCCAGCTTCACCGCCAACTCATCTGATGTGGTCTCCACA GTGGTGGCCAACCTGTCTGCCTGTGGCCAGGTTGACTCAGAGGCCCTGGTGGACTGCCTGCGGCACAAGAGTGAAGAGGAGATTCTGGCCATCAACAAG CCCCTCAGCATCATCCCTGGCCTGGTGGACGGGGTCTTCCTGCCCAAGCACCCCCAGGAGCTGCTGGCCTCTGCCGACTTGCACCCTGTCCCCAGCATCATTGGTGTAAACAACGATGAGTTCAGTTGGATCATGCCCTCG GTCATGAACAATTCTGACACCCAGAAGGAAATGGACAGAGAGACCATAAAGGATGGCTTGCAGATAATATCAACAATGATG ATGATGCCGCCTGAGTTTGCTGACCTGTTGATGGAGGAGTACATAGGGGACAGTGAGGACCCCCAGACCCTCCGAATCCAGTTCCATGAGATCATGGGGGACTGCATCTTCGTGATCCCTGCACTCCAAGTAGCAAAGTTGCAGT gttCCTACGCCCCTGTCTACTTCTACGAGTTCCAGCATCAGCTCAGCTTCTTCAAGGATGTCAGGCCGAGCTATGTGAGGGCAGACCATGGAGATGAGGTTCACTTCATCTTCAGAAGTCCTTTCGGGAGCAGCCACA TCCAACTCACTGAGGAGGAAGAGCTGCTGAGCAGGAAGATGATGAAGTATTGGGCCAACTTTGCTCGAAATGG GAACCCCAACGGCGAGGGTCTGCCCCACTGGCCTGTGTTCAACCAGGAGGAGCAGTACATGCAGCTGAACACTCAGCCTGCAGTGGGCCGAGCCCTGAAGGCCCACAGGCTCCAGTTCTGGACGAAGACCCTACCCCAGAAGATACGGGAGCTAATGGAGGCCAAGGAGAAGCACACAGAACTGTAG